The following are encoded in a window of Acidobacteriota bacterium genomic DNA:
- a CDS encoding threonine synthase, with protein MSYLTGLRCSLCQATFPAEALYVCDQCLGPLEVTYDRDAVRRAVSRESIASRPPNLWRYREFLPIDGEPRTGLTSGFTPLIRADRLAAALGMRELYVKDDSVNHPTLSYKDRVVPVAATRACELGFGVFGCASTGNLANSVAAHAARLGLDCYVFIPRTLEPGKILGSAVSGPHVVAIDGNYDDVNRLCTQVGERYGWAFANINLRAYYAEGAKTYGFEIVEQLGWRFPRHVVCPVAGGTLLPRIARGFHDLLDAGLADGEPPRIHAAQAAGCAPVIHALDEGLDYPEPVRPDTIAKSIAIGNPADGFHVLRTVRESGGSGAAATDAEIVDAIGLLARTEGIFTEPAGGTTLAVTRKLVEQGAIPRDESTVVCITGNGYKTADVVASSLAAPTALGRSLAEFEAFMAERRQAHQPVSG; from the coding sequence ATGAGCTACCTCACCGGACTTCGATGCTCACTGTGCCAGGCCACTTTTCCGGCCGAGGCGCTCTACGTCTGCGACCAGTGCCTCGGGCCGCTCGAGGTGACGTACGACCGCGACGCCGTCCGCCGCGCCGTTTCGCGCGAAAGCATCGCCTCCCGGCCTCCCAACCTGTGGCGCTACCGGGAGTTCCTGCCGATCGACGGCGAGCCGCGGACCGGGTTGACCTCCGGGTTCACGCCGCTGATTCGGGCGGACCGGCTGGCCGCCGCGCTCGGCATGCGCGAGCTCTACGTGAAGGACGACTCCGTCAATCATCCGACGCTGTCGTACAAGGATCGCGTCGTGCCCGTCGCGGCGACGCGCGCCTGCGAGCTCGGATTCGGCGTCTTCGGATGCGCGTCGACCGGCAACCTGGCCAACAGCGTGGCCGCCCACGCGGCCCGACTGGGCCTCGACTGCTACGTCTTCATTCCACGGACTCTCGAGCCCGGAAAGATTCTCGGATCCGCCGTCAGCGGCCCGCACGTCGTCGCCATCGACGGCAACTACGACGACGTCAACCGCCTCTGCACCCAGGTCGGCGAGCGCTACGGCTGGGCGTTCGCGAACATCAACCTTAGGGCGTACTACGCCGAGGGGGCGAAGACGTACGGGTTCGAGATCGTCGAGCAGCTCGGCTGGCGGTTCCCGCGCCATGTCGTCTGTCCCGTCGCCGGCGGCACGCTTCTCCCGCGTATCGCGCGCGGCTTCCACGATCTGCTCGACGCCGGCCTGGCGGACGGCGAGCCGCCGCGCATTCACGCGGCGCAGGCGGCAGGCTGCGCGCCGGTCATCCACGCGCTCGACGAGGGCCTCGACTATCCGGAGCCGGTGCGGCCGGACACCATCGCCAAGTCGATCGCCATCGGCAATCCCGCCGACGGGTTCCACGTCCTGCGAACGGTGCGCGAATCGGGAGGCAGCGGGGCGGCGGCCACCGACGCCGAGATCGTCGACGCCATCGGCCTGCTGGCGCGGACCGAGGGCATCTTCACGGAGCCGGCCGGCGGCACCACGCTGGCGGTCACGCGCAAGCTCGTCGAGCAGGGGGCGATTCCGCGCGACGAGAGCACCGTGGTCTGCATCACCGGGAACGGCTACAAGACGGCCGACGTCGTGGCGTCGTCCCTGGCCGCGCCAACCGCGCTCGGCCGTTCGCTGGCGGAGTTCGAAGCCTTCATGGCGGAACGCCGGCAGGCCCATCAACCGGTGTCCGGCTGA
- a CDS encoding TIGR00300 family protein: MPRSERSEIVEAEGHLVDSQLLNAIFDKVIERRARFDVLRFDIGRTNDEYSHLKLKVTAPDETVLADLLEDLMPLGCHPTPERDAVLKRSEQNGCVPDDFYSTTNHRTYVRHGGAWLEVEGQRMDAVVVIEDGRPSCRKLRDVAAGDAVVCGVGGIRVSPEFRERDRLGFAFMVNDVSTERRVEVSVARVLAMMKDVKREGGRIAFVAGPVVVHSGGVAYFCDLIRRGLVDVLLAGNALAVHDAEHALFGTSLGIDLNAGTAVEEGHRNHMRAINAINRAGGLRAAVDHGLLRSGILYEAIRHGVDYVLAGSIRDDGPLRDTVMNLIEAQDRYAEALRDVSMVVMLSTMLHSIGVGNMLPSHVRVVCVDINPAVVTKLADRGSSQTAGIVTDVGLFLHQLTAQLDAAAGAPAPPGAGEAQR, from the coding sequence ATGCCCCGGTCCGAGCGCAGCGAGATCGTCGAGGCGGAAGGCCACCTGGTCGATTCGCAGTTGCTGAACGCGATCTTCGACAAGGTGATCGAGCGGCGGGCGCGTTTCGACGTGCTGCGGTTCGACATCGGTCGCACGAACGACGAGTACTCCCATCTGAAGCTGAAGGTGACCGCCCCGGACGAGACCGTCCTGGCCGATCTGCTCGAGGACCTGATGCCCCTCGGCTGTCATCCGACGCCGGAGCGGGACGCCGTTCTCAAGCGATCCGAGCAGAACGGATGCGTGCCCGACGACTTCTACTCGACGACCAACCACCGCACGTACGTGCGACACGGCGGGGCATGGCTGGAGGTCGAGGGCCAGCGCATGGACGCCGTCGTCGTGATCGAGGACGGCCGGCCGTCCTGCCGCAAGCTGCGCGACGTGGCGGCGGGGGATGCGGTCGTCTGCGGCGTCGGCGGCATCCGGGTCTCTCCCGAGTTCCGCGAGCGCGATCGGCTGGGGTTCGCGTTCATGGTGAACGACGTGTCGACCGAGCGGCGCGTCGAGGTCAGCGTGGCCCGCGTGCTGGCGATGATGAAGGACGTCAAGCGCGAGGGCGGACGCATCGCCTTCGTCGCCGGCCCCGTGGTGGTCCACAGCGGCGGCGTGGCCTACTTCTGCGACCTCATCCGCCGCGGCCTCGTCGACGTGCTCCTGGCCGGGAACGCGCTCGCGGTCCACGACGCCGAGCACGCGTTGTTCGGCACGTCGCTCGGCATCGATCTGAACGCGGGCACCGCGGTCGAGGAGGGCCACCGCAACCACATGCGCGCCATCAACGCCATCAACCGCGCCGGCGGCCTGCGGGCGGCGGTCGATCACGGACTCCTGCGCTCGGGCATTCTCTACGAGGCGATTCGGCACGGCGTGGACTACGTGCTCGCGGGGAGCATCCGCGACGACGGTCCGCTGCGGGACACCGTCATGAACCTGATCGAGGCGCAGGATCGCTACGCGGAGGCGCTGCGCGACGTGAGCATGGTCGTGATGCTGTCGACCATGCTGCACAGCATCGGCGTCGGCAACATGCTGCCGTCCCACGTCCGGGTCGTTTGCGTGGACATCAACCCCGCTGTGGTGACCAAGCTCGCGGATCGCGGATCGTCCCAGACGGCCGGCATCGTGACCGACGTCGGTCTCTTCCTGCACCAGTTGACGGCGCAGCTCGATGCTGCGGCCGGCGCGCCCGCCCCGCCGGGCGCCGGGGAAGCGCAACGATGA
- a CDS encoding aspartate kinase — MTVPDGAAPIVVQKYGGTSVATAERIRAIAERVALARRDSPRLVVVLSAMGKTTDGLVALAHEVSDDPRGREMDLLLATGEQVSVSLLGLALQHRGIPVISLTAPQCGIRTDDAFNIARIESIDTRRILAELDRKRVVIITGFQGMTRDHEVTTLGRGGSDITGAAVAAALGASVCEICTDVDGVLSADPRKVPHTLQWREISYEEAIEMASSGAKVLHPRAAEVCMAYRIPIHVRSSFHDGEGTWIRGGDEMVMEQAAVVGVSSDRKIAKVTLIDVPDRPGLAAEVFRDLAARAISVRLVIQGASAEGLGRITFVLDDEYVEGATQLVDDWKSRGLATAGAVDRDVAKVSIVGSRLASTPGLAARMFAVLARKGINIDCISSSEMKIACVIADAHVDEAVRAVHDEFFPEGTAPQAERPSR; from the coding sequence ATGACGGTCCCGGACGGCGCGGCGCCCATCGTGGTCCAGAAGTACGGCGGCACCTCCGTTGCAACCGCCGAGCGCATCCGCGCGATCGCCGAGCGCGTAGCCCTTGCCCGGCGCGACAGCCCACGGCTGGTCGTCGTCCTGTCCGCGATGGGCAAGACGACGGACGGGCTGGTGGCGCTCGCCCACGAGGTCTCCGACGACCCGCGGGGCCGAGAGATGGATCTGCTGCTGGCCACGGGCGAGCAGGTCTCCGTTTCGCTGCTCGGCCTCGCCCTGCAGCACAGGGGGATTCCGGTGATCTCCCTGACCGCCCCGCAGTGCGGAATCCGGACCGACGACGCCTTCAATATCGCCCGCATCGAGTCCATCGACACGCGGCGTATCCTCGCGGAGCTGGACCGGAAGCGGGTGGTGATCATCACCGGATTTCAGGGCATGACCCGGGATCACGAGGTCACCACGCTCGGCCGCGGCGGGAGCGACATCACCGGCGCGGCGGTGGCGGCGGCCCTCGGCGCCAGCGTGTGCGAGATCTGCACCGATGTCGACGGCGTGCTCTCGGCCGACCCGCGAAAGGTGCCGCACACGCTGCAGTGGCGGGAGATCAGCTACGAGGAAGCGATAGAGATGGCGTCGAGCGGCGCCAAGGTGCTGCACCCGCGGGCGGCCGAGGTGTGCATGGCGTACCGAATCCCGATCCACGTACGGTCCAGCTTCCACGACGGCGAGGGCACGTGGATCCGCGGAGGCGACGAGATGGTGATGGAGCAGGCGGCGGTGGTCGGCGTCAGCAGCGACAGGAAGATCGCCAAGGTCACGCTGATCGACGTGCCGGATCGTCCCGGACTGGCCGCGGAGGTGTTCCGCGACCTCGCGGCCAGGGCGATCAGTGTGCGGCTGGTCATTCAGGGAGCGAGCGCCGAGGGGCTCGGCCGTATCACCTTCGTGCTCGACGACGAGTACGTCGAGGGCGCCACACAGCTCGTCGACGACTGGAAGTCGCGCGGTCTGGCGACCGCGGGAGCCGTCGACCGCGACGTTGCCAAGGTCTCGATCGTCGGATCGCGCCTCGCGTCGACCCCGGGCCTGGCCGCCCGCATGTTCGCGGTGCTGGCCCGCAAGGGCATCAACATCGACTGCATCAGCTCGTCGGAGATGAAGATCGCCTGCGTGATCGCGGACGCGCACGTCGACGAGGCGGTGCGCGCCGTCCACGACGAGTTCTTCCCCGAGGGTACCGCCCCGCAGGCGGAACGACCGTCGCGCTAA